The following proteins come from a genomic window of Miscanthus floridulus cultivar M001 chromosome 2, ASM1932011v1, whole genome shotgun sequence:
- the LOC136535984 gene encoding DIMBOA UDP-glucosyltransferase BX8-like, giving the protein MAAPPAPSIATDRKGAAAANHGHGRRHVLLFPFPYQGHIHPMFRLAGVLHRRGFAITVFHTHFNAPDPALHPDYRFVPVPDGMSCPPPVTIEDTFAQIISVGDACEAAFRDRLAAVLQEYSRDAVACLVADAHLLPVFKVATRLAVPTLALRTSSAACHACFLAYPMLCKKGYLPVQDSQLDLPVTELPPYRVRDLLHIGEAGHHLECQLVARAVAGVNISSGGSLEFDLF; this is encoded by the exons ATGGCAGCACCACCGGCGCCATCCATCGCTACGGACAGAAAGGGGGCCGCCGCCGCCAACCACGGACATGGTCGCCGCCACGTGCTACTGTTCCCGTTCCCATACCAGGGCCACATCCACCCCATGTTCCGTCTCGCCGGAGTCCTTCACAGGCGCGGCTTCGCCATCACCGTCTTCCACACCCACTTCAACGCCCCGGACCCGGCGCTCCATCCAGACTACCGCTTCGTGCCCGTGCCCGACGGCATGTCCTGCCCGCCCCCGGTCACCATCGAGGACACCTTTGCGCAAATAATCTCGGTCGGCGACGCGTGCGAGGCTGCCTTCCGGGACCGCCTCGCCGCGGTCCTGCAGGAGTACTCCAGGGACGCCGTTGCGTGCCTCGTCGCCGACGCGCACCTGCTGCCTGTCTTCAAGGTGGCCACGAGGCTGGCCGTTCCCACGCTGGCGCTGCGCACCAGCAGTGCTGCCTGCCATGCGTGCTTCCTCGCGTACCCGATGCTCTGCAAGAAAGGCTACCTCCCCGTGCAAG ATTCGCAGCTTGACCTGCCGGTGACGGAGCTGCCGCCGTACCGAGTGCGCGACCTATTGCACATCGGTGAGGCCGGCCACCACCTGGAGTGCCAACTGGTGGCGCGCGCCGTGGCGGGTGTCAACATCTCGTCCGGTGGATCCTTGGAATTTGAtttattctaa